From one Prochlorococcus marinus str. MIT 0912 genomic stretch:
- a CDS encoding 5-(carboxyamino)imidazole ribonucleotide synthase, whose protein sequence is MIGVVGGGQLAMLLVEAGKKRDVDVVVQTAAQTDPAAKKTNQVILQDPTNPVGTKLLAEKSRFITFENEWVDIKSLLSLQNNGVSFVPKLQSIGPLINKITQRELLNSLDIPCPEWLPIPLTKSSEFELPADWGFPLMAKASKGGYDGKGTKIIKNLKQLQEFLVIKTEEQWMMEKWVSFDKELSIVSSRDSKGIVRSLPIVETYQSEQVCDWVLAPADINHDVDLMVRNIVSSLLAELDYVGVIAIEFFYGSEGLLVNEIAPRTHNSGHFSIDACSSSQFDQQICITSGMEVPIPEMLVDGALMANLLGLQNDYPLTLTQRLDDLRSIPGLNVYWYEKEEEKKGRKLGHVTYLLNNKDPLSRKKEALDILKTIRSIWPTS, encoded by the coding sequence ATGATTGGGGTCGTGGGTGGAGGACAGCTTGCCATGCTTTTGGTAGAGGCTGGAAAGAAAAGAGATGTTGATGTGGTTGTTCAGACGGCAGCACAGACTGATCCTGCTGCAAAAAAAACTAATCAAGTTATTTTGCAAGACCCTACGAATCCAGTAGGTACAAAACTTCTTGCTGAAAAGTCCCGCTTTATTACTTTTGAGAATGAATGGGTTGATATTAAAAGTTTACTTTCTCTTCAAAATAATGGAGTTTCTTTTGTACCTAAGCTTCAATCAATAGGACCTTTAATTAATAAAATAACTCAAAGAGAGCTATTGAATAGTCTTGATATTCCATGCCCTGAGTGGTTGCCTATACCGTTAACAAAATCATCAGAATTTGAACTTCCTGCCGACTGGGGATTCCCATTGATGGCAAAGGCTTCAAAAGGTGGGTATGACGGTAAAGGCACTAAAATCATTAAAAATTTAAAACAACTTCAAGAATTTCTAGTAATTAAAACTGAAGAGCAATGGATGATGGAGAAATGGGTCTCTTTCGATAAGGAATTATCCATCGTTTCCAGTAGGGATTCAAAAGGAATTGTTCGTAGTTTACCAATCGTGGAAACCTACCAATCTGAACAAGTTTGTGACTGGGTCCTTGCTCCTGCTGATATCAATCATGACGTTGATCTTATGGTGAGAAATATTGTATCTTCATTGCTTGCTGAGTTGGACTATGTTGGAGTTATTGCTATTGAATTTTTCTATGGATCTGAAGGATTACTTGTAAATGAAATAGCTCCAAGGACTCATAATTCAGGTCATTTTTCCATAGATGCTTGTAGCAGTAGTCAGTTTGACCAACAAATATGTATCACATCTGGTATGGAGGTCCCCATTCCAGAAATGCTTGTTGATGGAGCTTTAATGGCAAACTTGCTTGGTTTGCAAAATGACTATCCATTAACACTTACCCAGAGGTTGGACGATTTAAGGAGTATTCCTGGCTTGAATGTGTATTGGTATGAGAAAGAAGAAGAAAAAAAAGGTAGGAAGCTTGGTCACGTTACTTATCTTTTGAATAATAAAGATCCTTTATCTAGAAAAAAGGAAGCGTTGGACATTTTAAAAACCATAAGATCTATTTGGCCTACCTCATGA
- a CDS encoding DUF1824 family protein has product MSKKTIDINKLEDLDKFRSAPKINKIQSKILLNELSFILRKSDWITVGVMSPSLKKGIHVIRKIEEKFEYEEMKCITIPNSDGPIFLKANQKTGEIHARIEFGLGEGILISCQYNDNLLISKTYGPLPLDFFD; this is encoded by the coding sequence ATGTCTAAAAAAACAATTGATATCAACAAATTAGAAGACCTCGACAAATTTAGATCTGCCCCTAAAATAAATAAAATTCAATCAAAAATACTTTTAAATGAATTAAGTTTTATTCTTCGTAAATCTGATTGGATAACCGTAGGAGTAATGTCACCTTCATTAAAAAAAGGAATTCATGTAATTAGAAAAATAGAAGAAAAATTTGAATATGAAGAAATGAAATGTATCACAATACCTAATTCTGATGGTCCAATATTCTTAAAGGCAAATCAAAAAACTGGTGAGATTCATGCTAGAATTGAATTTGGCCTGGGAGAGGGTATATTGATCAGTTGTCAATATAATGATAATTTATTGATCTCAAAAACTTATGGTCCCTTACCATTAGATTTCTTTGATTAA
- a CDS encoding DUF1651 domain-containing protein: MSKVDNLDAPTGWLKDPHDKWAIHFDFKRLTHEKMSTDFTIDMWGVVPSGKPMKFKSRRKVTKEESLKTWNQLLSSNWVEFDFDKHITA, from the coding sequence ATGTCAAAAGTAGACAACTTAGATGCCCCTACTGGTTGGCTGAAAGATCCTCACGATAAATGGGCTATCCATTTTGATTTTAAGAGGTTAACCCATGAAAAGATGTCTACGGATTTTACAATTGATATGTGGGGTGTCGTTCCAAGCGGTAAACCTATGAAATTTAAGAGTAGAAGAAAGGTTACAAAAGAAGAGTCATTAAAGACTTGGAATCAACTGCTTTCTTCAAATTGGGTCGAATTTGACTTTGATAAGCATATTACCGCCTGA
- a CDS encoding nucleoside 2-deoxyribosyltransferase, with translation MSNKTLYLASPYGFSKHWSLKLLPEFITKLESMGARVWEPFARNSSIDTLSPGWANKVSSSNFNDLKQADGLFAIVNGTPPDEGVMVEIGIAVALGKPTFLFRDDFRKCTDSDEYPLNLMIFSGIPADSWNDYYYSAFDEIDCKKKAIYKWLRN, from the coding sequence TTGTCTAATAAAACACTTTACCTTGCTTCTCCATATGGGTTTTCTAAGCATTGGAGTTTAAAGCTTTTACCTGAATTTATTACTAAACTTGAGTCTATGGGCGCAAGGGTTTGGGAACCTTTTGCTCGAAATAGTAGCATTGATACTTTAAGTCCTGGTTGGGCTAATAAAGTATCTAGTTCAAATTTTAATGATTTGAAGCAAGCTGATGGTTTATTCGCAATAGTTAATGGCACCCCTCCTGATGAAGGTGTCATGGTTGAGATTGGGATCGCGGTTGCTTTAGGAAAACCAACATTTTTATTTAGAGATGATTTTCGTAAATGTACTGATTCAGATGAATACCCCCTTAATTTAATGATTTTCTCAGGGATTCCAGCTGATTCATGGAATGATTACTATTATTCTGCTTTTGATGAAATTGATTGTAAAAAGAAGGCTATTTATAAATGGTTGAGAAATTAA
- a CDS encoding NAD(P)/FAD-dependent oxidoreductase, producing the protein MISDLVIIGGGAAGFMGAITAISSGLRSVVILEGTSKVLEKVRISGGGRCNLTNSCYEISDLVNNYPRGEKQLIGLFNRFSTTEAFNWFQKKGLSLKVEKDGRVFPCSDSSEDVIKCLTDVAKNSGVKILTNSHVKQISIIKEGFKLLVKGNNFFETKNILICTGGHPSGRRLAKSLGHSIVHPVPSLFSFSTDEKLLKSCSGITLDVQIKLTINKKKYTEKGSLLITHKGFSGPVILKLSAFSARNLYANKYKADLRINWICMTEIEARSSIDLYKLEHARKKVINNKPFDKLPRSLWKAILSSLNFDSQMKWADISNYQKESLVKYLIMKNYLINGRGPFGDEFVTAGGVSLKEINFKTMESKICKGLFFAGEVLDIDGVTGGFNFQHCWTSGWVAGKSIVLRS; encoded by the coding sequence ATGATTTCAGATCTTGTTATTATTGGAGGTGGTGCCGCTGGTTTTATGGGTGCAATCACAGCGATTAGTAGTGGACTTAGATCTGTTGTCATACTAGAAGGTACATCAAAAGTGCTTGAAAAAGTTAGGATTAGTGGTGGTGGTAGATGTAATTTAACTAATTCATGTTATGAGATCTCTGATTTAGTAAATAATTATCCCAGAGGAGAAAAACAATTAATAGGTTTGTTTAATAGATTTTCTACTACTGAGGCTTTTAATTGGTTTCAGAAGAAAGGACTTAGTCTTAAAGTAGAAAAAGATGGTCGAGTATTTCCCTGTTCTGATTCTTCTGAAGATGTTATTAAATGTTTGACCGATGTTGCAAAAAACTCTGGTGTAAAGATACTAACTAATTCTCATGTAAAGCAGATAAGCATAATAAAAGAGGGCTTTAAGTTATTAGTTAAAGGTAATAATTTCTTTGAAACAAAAAATATTTTGATTTGTACTGGTGGTCATCCTAGTGGACGTAGACTAGCAAAGAGTCTTGGACACTCTATTGTTCATCCTGTTCCGTCTCTTTTTTCTTTTTCTACTGATGAAAAGTTATTGAAATCTTGTTCTGGAATAACTTTAGATGTTCAAATTAAACTTACTATAAATAAAAAGAAATATACTGAAAAAGGATCTTTGCTAATAACACATAAGGGATTTAGTGGTCCAGTAATACTCAAACTCTCAGCATTTAGTGCCAGAAATTTATATGCAAATAAATATAAGGCTGATTTAAGAATAAACTGGATTTGTATGACTGAAATAGAAGCTAGATCAAGTATTGATCTATATAAATTAGAACATGCTAGGAAAAAAGTAATTAACAATAAACCTTTTGATAAACTACCAAGAAGCTTATGGAAAGCTATTCTCTCAAGCTTAAATTTTGATAGTCAAATGAAGTGGGCTGACATATCTAATTATCAAAAAGAGTCTTTGGTAAAATATCTAATAATGAAAAACTACTTAATAAATGGTCGTGGCCCTTTTGGTGATGAATTTGTAACCGCTGGTGGAGTATCACTTAAGGAAATTAATTTTAAGACTATGGAAAGTAAAATATGTAAGGGGCTATTCTTCGCTGGCGAGGTATTAGATATTGATGGTGTTACTGGTGGCTTTAATTTTCAACATTGCTGGACAAGTGGCTGGGTTGCAGGAAAATCTATCGTTTTAAGAAGCTAG
- a CDS encoding DoxX family protein: MLNSIFYKSVFKDFAFLVLRVFTGALLIHHGFEKLNDINNFADAFVRPLHLPFPVTLSYIAAGSEIGGSWLLILGLGTRLGASAILGTMSVAIYHAIVTSGFNIYLLELLLLYFASAFSIILLGPGMFSADYLIKKISKSNPEFFKSIFNKESSVPSLASSYKQSNKAIKQKRTFDFPFSSFLS, translated from the coding sequence TTGCTTAATTCAATCTTCTATAAATCAGTATTTAAAGATTTTGCTTTTCTTGTATTAAGAGTATTTACGGGAGCACTGTTAATACATCATGGATTTGAAAAGTTAAATGACATTAATAATTTTGCTGATGCATTTGTACGCCCTCTTCACTTGCCATTCCCCGTCACCCTTTCTTACATAGCAGCGGGCTCTGAAATAGGCGGTAGTTGGTTGTTAATACTTGGCCTTGGTACCAGATTAGGAGCATCTGCAATACTTGGAACTATGAGTGTAGCTATTTATCATGCAATAGTTACTTCGGGTTTTAATATCTATTTATTGGAACTTTTATTACTTTATTTTGCTTCTGCTTTTTCAATAATTTTATTAGGACCAGGTATGTTCTCGGCTGATTACTTAATTAAAAAAATTTCCAAATCGAATCCTGAATTTTTTAAATCAATTTTTAACAAAGAGTCCTCAGTTCCATCCCTAGCATCTTCATATAAACAATCAAATAAAGCCATCAAGCAAAAGAGAACATTCGACTTCCCCTTCTCCAGTTTTTTATCTTAA
- a CDS encoding AI-2E family transporter, producing the protein MKPTSFLSITALIVSILIIWGLKEIIILFFASIIISMALCTITGRIRDLFKFPRWISLVITIISILLISSISIVIIIPQFTSEFQELINQIPSAVSKLWELSINTFFNFAEIIYKDNIPNIADRTILTNKLSMIPDGATLASGVTDSIKKLVNLVSNVGIGILQLFFILSVGLMITLQPNSYREVAILLVPSFYRRRARTILLRCGDALSSWMAGVLLSSIFVAILASIGLYLLGIKLVIANALIAGILNVIPNVGPTISTIFPLSVALLDTPWKSLAVLGLYVVIQNIESYVITPSIMHKQVKLLPGLTITAQFIFTILFGPLGLLLAIPMAVVIQVFVKEIIIHDLLERNYFSTKI; encoded by the coding sequence TTGAAACCTACTAGTTTTCTATCAATCACAGCATTAATTGTTTCTATATTAATTATATGGGGCTTAAAAGAAATAATCATACTTTTTTTTGCTTCGATAATTATATCCATGGCCCTTTGCACTATTACTGGGAGAATAAGAGATTTATTTAAATTCCCTAGGTGGATATCATTAGTAATAACAATAATTTCTATATTACTAATTTCAAGCATTTCAATAGTAATAATAATACCACAATTCACTAGCGAATTTCAAGAGCTAATCAATCAAATACCATCAGCAGTAAGCAAATTATGGGAGCTATCAATAAATACCTTTTTTAATTTTGCTGAGATTATATATAAAGATAATATTCCAAACATAGCCGATAGAACAATATTAACAAATAAACTTAGCATGATTCCAGATGGTGCGACTCTTGCTAGTGGAGTAACAGATAGCATCAAAAAATTGGTTAACCTGGTTAGTAATGTTGGTATAGGTATTCTTCAATTATTTTTTATACTTTCAGTTGGTTTAATGATAACTTTACAGCCTAACTCCTATAGAGAAGTCGCTATATTATTAGTCCCATCATTTTATAGAAGACGAGCAAGAACTATTCTACTTAGATGCGGTGATGCCTTAAGTAGTTGGATGGCTGGAGTTTTACTAAGCTCAATATTTGTAGCAATACTTGCTTCTATTGGTCTTTATTTACTAGGAATAAAACTTGTAATAGCAAATGCTTTAATAGCTGGTATTTTAAATGTAATCCCAAATGTAGGACCAACAATAAGCACTATTTTTCCTCTTTCTGTTGCATTGCTAGATACTCCATGGAAATCACTTGCTGTTCTGGGCTTATATGTGGTAATTCAAAATATTGAGAGCTATGTAATAACTCCTTCAATAATGCATAAACAAGTCAAATTACTTCCAGGTTTAACAATTACTGCACAATTTATATTCACTATTCTTTTTGGACCACTTGGTTTACTTTTGGCAATTCCAATGGCAGTAGTAATTCAAGTCTTTGTTAAAGAAATAATTATTCATGACTTATTAGAGAGAAATTACTTTTCAACAAAAATATAA
- the psb28 gene encoding photosystem II reaction center protein Psb28, protein MTKMNENVSIQFVKGENEKDHPEIRLFRNLDGKKGKAVYKFYKPTTITSKNFKSIQQMYLIDSEGELTTKKIDLTISENNVKEVKSTYNWNSEQEFERFMRFASRYANSLSHN, encoded by the coding sequence ATGACTAAAATGAATGAGAATGTATCTATTCAATTTGTAAAAGGGGAAAACGAAAAAGATCATCCCGAAATACGTTTATTTAGAAATCTAGATGGCAAAAAAGGTAAAGCAGTATATAAATTTTATAAACCTACAACAATAACCTCAAAGAATTTCAAATCGATACAACAAATGTATCTAATTGATTCAGAGGGTGAGCTTACAACTAAAAAAATAGATTTAACTATTTCAGAAAATAATGTTAAGGAAGTAAAGTCTACTTATAATTGGAATTCAGAACAGGAATTCGAGAGATTTATGCGTTTCGCTTCAAGGTATGCAAATTCTCTGTCTCACAATTAA
- the mnmH gene encoding tRNA 2-selenouridine(34) synthase MnmH has protein sequence MSEKPTNSSYHVTDFRNLTSPIVDVRSPNEFRQGHWPGAINIPLFSDSERETIGKSYKKESRLTAILKGLKVTIPNTTKLLQKIVQTTNLEKSVNKSLRIYCWRGGMRSSSFAWLARTIGIETSLLKGGYKSYRKWVLNQFEADLPIRLIGGKTGTRKTDLLNYINKENIYVIDLEGIANHRGSSFGSLGMGNQPTTQQFENILAESVYNFYRNNAVEIWLEAESSNLGKCRIPNNLYTKMKKAPILEILKTRNERVENLVNLYSRNSQTELKDAVNRISKRLGPQKTKEALTAIEKKEWSKACEAMLDYYDKCYEFELKKTTNINSINLSGLNLKSSLDKILKEKLNPL, from the coding sequence ATGTCAGAGAAACCTACCAATTCGAGCTATCACGTAACGGATTTTCGGAATTTAACAAGTCCAATTGTTGATGTAAGAAGTCCAAACGAATTTCGCCAAGGACATTGGCCGGGTGCTATCAATATTCCTTTATTTTCTGATAGCGAAAGAGAGACTATTGGTAAAAGCTATAAAAAAGAAAGTCGCTTAACAGCAATACTTAAGGGTTTAAAAGTAACCATTCCTAACACCACAAAACTATTACAAAAAATCGTTCAAACAACTAATTTAGAAAAAAGTGTTAATAAGTCATTACGAATATATTGCTGGAGAGGTGGCATGAGATCTAGTTCTTTTGCCTGGCTTGCTAGAACAATTGGCATTGAGACATCTTTATTAAAAGGTGGCTATAAAAGCTATCGAAAATGGGTTTTAAATCAATTTGAGGCTGATTTACCAATAAGACTGATAGGAGGTAAAACGGGTACAAGAAAAACAGATTTACTAAATTACATCAATAAAGAAAATATATATGTAATTGATCTAGAGGGGATTGCTAATCATAGGGGTAGCAGTTTTGGTTCATTAGGTATGGGCAATCAACCTACAACACAACAATTTGAAAATATTTTAGCAGAATCTGTTTATAACTTTTACAGAAATAATGCCGTTGAGATATGGCTTGAAGCTGAAAGTTCTAATCTAGGAAAATGTCGCATACCAAATAATTTGTATACAAAAATGAAAAAAGCACCAATCCTTGAAATATTAAAAACAAGAAATGAACGTGTGGAAAATCTAGTCAATCTTTATAGTCGAAACTCTCAAACTGAATTAAAAGACGCTGTAAATAGAATAAGCAAAAGGTTAGGACCACAAAAAACAAAAGAGGCATTAACTGCAATTGAGAAGAAAGAATGGTCAAAAGCCTGTGAAGCGATGCTCGATTATTATGATAAGTGTTATGAATTCGAACTTAAAAAAACAACTAATATAAATTCAATTAATCTTAGTGGTCTAAACCTAAAATCATCTTTAGATAAAATCTTAAAAGAAAAGCTCAATCCTTTATAG
- a CDS encoding GUN4 domain-containing protein, whose amino-acid sequence MTEEKSHPNKESIEVFLESFKMASERKRLGLLDGLEERAEELLSLGVNLMSGFDPRICDWTPGFILQLIHKTDENFIRNTLKCDDLSWFDAPSDVGFDYSPLQRYLLNECYEDADRFTSSKLRELAGEKAVKRGYVYFSEVESIPSIDLSTLDKLWVVYSRGKFGFTVQAKILDSLGGRYDKLWPRIGWKKDGIWTRYPKAFNWSIEAPNGHMPLVNQLRGVRLMDALLNHQGFKAKS is encoded by the coding sequence ATGACTGAAGAAAAATCACATCCAAATAAAGAGAGCATAGAGGTTTTTTTGGAGTCTTTTAAGATGGCTTCAGAAAGGAAACGACTAGGGCTTTTAGATGGTTTAGAAGAAAGGGCTGAGGAGCTTCTTAGCCTAGGTGTAAATCTAATGTCTGGTTTTGATCCTCGTATTTGCGACTGGACTCCTGGCTTCATTTTGCAGCTCATTCATAAAACAGATGAAAACTTCATAAGAAATACACTCAAGTGTGATGATCTTTCTTGGTTTGATGCCCCATCAGATGTTGGTTTTGATTACTCACCTCTTCAGAGGTATTTATTGAATGAATGCTATGAGGATGCTGACCGCTTCACCAGCTCAAAACTTAGAGAGCTGGCAGGAGAAAAGGCAGTAAAAAGAGGATATGTTTATTTTTCTGAGGTTGAATCAATACCTTCCATTGACTTATCAACTTTGGACAAGTTATGGGTTGTTTATTCAAGAGGGAAATTTGGCTTTACTGTTCAAGCAAAAATATTAGATTCCTTAGGTGGAAGATATGACAAGCTTTGGCCTCGAATAGGTTGGAAAAAAGATGGAATATGGACTAGATATCCAAAAGCATTTAATTGGTCTATTGAAGCACCAAATGGACATATGCCGTTGGTTAATCAGCTGAGGGGTGTTCGATTGATGGACGCGTTGTTGAACCATCAAGGATTTAAAGCTAAAAGCTAA